A segment of the Alistipes communis genome:
GTTGATTTCGACCGTAAACCCGGACTTGGCCGGCACGGCGACCTTTCCTTCGAAGATGTCGACGCCCTCGGTCGGACGGGCCAGCTGCGTCTCCTTGCCGTCGACGATCACCGACGCCATGTCCTCGGTCGAAACGAACGTACTGGTGAATTCGCCCGGACGGTTCGCATCGTCATAAGAGAGAACGGCCAGCGTGACGCCCGTCTTGTCCGACTTGACGAGTTCCAGCTCCTTGACGCCCTTGTCGGTCTTCACGCCGCTGCCGCCGGCTTCGAGCAGCTCCCTGAGCTCGGCCTCGGTGGCTTCGTTGTGGTCGCTGTCGAAAATGTAGCGGTAGGAGACCGTGTAAGCGTTCGGCGTGATCTTGCCCGTGAAGGTGAAGGTCTCGTCGGGATTCGTCTCGAAGCGGGCTTCGACCAGCGACGAAGCGTAAGCGGTCGTGAAACGTGCGAACGTGGGAGCTGTAATCCGCTGGCCGGAGGCGTCGAGTCCCACCACGGCGAAGGAGTACTCCACCTTGGGCATCAGGCCGGCCAACGTCTGCTCGAAAGGAGCCTCGGCCGCTTCGCCGCGCTCCTCGATGAAGGCCAGACGGTCGATGGCGTCGTGGGCCGCATACTCGAATTCGGAGATCGGCGTCGGCTTGACGATCTTGTAGGAGGCCACGTTCTCCTGTTCGGTCGTCAGCCTGATCTTCGCGGAGCTCGGCGTAACCTCCTCCACGCCGATCTCGATAGCCGCCGAAATGGGTCCGTAGTCGACGTCGTCGCTCTCGCACGACGACACGGAGAATGCCGCCAGAAGGCATCCCGCCGTCCATGGTAGTAAGTTTCGGATCATACGATAAGTGTTTGGTTAGTAATGTGAATTGGTTAGTCGGTTCATAAAGGTATGAAAAAAAGTGAAAATTGAAACGTTTCAATAGGGAATATAATTTCTTAAAGTCAGCTAATTCTTATCGCAGCAGAATTCGTTTTAGTTGTAACGTTTCAACAAATCGGGTATAAATATCGCTAATCGGATATAAAACAACCGATTAGCAATATTCAAAAAAGAACGGAGAGATTACCGCGCCTCCTTGTCGAATTTCTTGGGACGTTCGAGCGTCTCCCTGTGCAGGAGAACGCCGTCGGCATCCGTAATCCGGATTTCGACGGGAGCCGTCGCCGTCCGCGCCCTGGCGGCGAACATGTGGTGGCTGACGACCCTGGCATCGCCCTTCTTGAAGACGGGTTTCCGTGCCAGTTCGGGCAGGTAGTGGCTGATGTTGTAGAGCGGGTCTTCGTCTTCGACCTGCACGACTTCGAGCGAGCGCCCCTCCTCGAACAGTTCGACCCGATGCCCCGGCAGATACCCCCAATAGTTGACGTAGACGCAGTTCGCATACTCCTCGCGACCGTAGTCGGCACGGTCGGGATAGAGCCGTCGCTGCACGCGGACGAGACTGTCGTTACGGTAGTATTCGCCCACGGCATTCATATCGTAGGCGCGCAACACCTTGCGGTCGTAGAGATGCGTGCGGTAGTCGCAGCGCAACTTTCCGCCGTCGACGCTCGCCACGACGAACCCCGCATCGCTGCCGTCGGGACACAACGCCTGAAAATCGTTGTTCGCCACCCACATGTCGCCCGACGTGGCGGGCAGCACGTACTGGTCGAAACGCGGGTAGTCGGCGTCCTGCGTATAGAGCGTCCGGTGAGCGTGTCCCGAAAAGATATGCACCCGCTCGAAGCGCGAGAAGAGCGCATCGAGCGAATCCACCTGACTGCGGTCGGTCAGCAGCGTCCGGCGGTCGCGGTCGAAGAAGACCGGACAGTGCGTGCAGAGGCAGACTGTTTTCGAGGCGTCGACCGTCGCCAGGTCGCGCCGAAGCCACGCCAGCTGTTCGGGCGTGAACCCCTTGTCGTAGTCTCGGGCGCCGACTACACCGACGTTTTTCTTCCCCTTGCCGGGCGTATTCTTATAGATGATGTTGTCCATCATGATCCAATGCACGTCGCCGATATTCATCGCATAGTAGGTCGGGCCGAACGTACGGCGATAAAGATGTTCGGCACGACGGTCGACACCGGCTCCGGCGGGCGTCGCCCCGTCGTTGTCGTGGTTGCCCGGAATGCTGTACAGCAACGTCGGAAAACCGTTTTGTTCGAGGAAACGTTTGGCCGAGGAAACGTCGAAATCGTACTGATACCAATAGAGATCGTGCGACAGATCGCCCAAATTGAGCGAGTAGACCGGTCCGCGCGCCGACGCCTGCGCCGCCTCGTCGGAGATCGACGCCAGCGCGATGCTGCGGTAGTGATCGAGATCGCGCTTTTCGGAGGAGTTGGTCAGATGTAGATCCGTGAAGAACATCACCGTGTAGCGCGACTGATCGACGCTTGCAAAATGGAAGTCGTGCTGTTCGTCACGGGCATCCGCCTCGTCGAGCGCCGCCCAGAAAAGCGGCTGGACGCCGTCGGCCTCGGCAGCGACCCAGTTCGACGGCGTGACGGCGAAGACGAAGCCCGCCGACTTGTCGGATTCGATGCGGTAGCGGCCGGCGGCGTCGGTCGTCGCGAACTGCACGCCGTCCGACACGCAGACGCCCGCCAGAGGCGCTCCGTCGCCGTAGACGACACCCGTGAGTACGGCCTTGCCGCGTCCGGCGGCAACGGTCCGGACGGTCGCCGCCAGCAGGCAGGCGACCGCCAGTGCGGCTGCGAAAAGCCGCATTTTGCGAATCGGTTTCATTTCGTGGCTTCGAGTTTAAGTCGGGCTTCCCGTACGATTCCGGCATAGAAATCCCGGAAATCCTCCCACCGGTAGTAGGGAGCCCGGTCGCCGGGAAGCGGAAGACGGAGTTCCTTTTCGTTGAGCAAGACCCGCACGAGAACGTCGTCGGGATTCTTCTTGTTGCGGTAGAAGACGAACTGCATGTTCGACGCCATGGGGATCCGGTGAACCTGCCATACGTCCTTGATCTTCGCCGGATCGGTAACGGGCGTCGTCCAGCCGTCGATCCGCATGAGCGTCAGCAGCGCCATGATGCAGCCGTCGTGGCCGAAACGCAGGCGCACCGACGGTTCGCCTGCGGCCATATCCTCGCCGGCGCGCGACACGATGTCGTCGAGCAACGTCTCGGCCAGCGCCGTGCCGCGCCCGCGGTTGCGCGGATCGGGCCCTTTCTCGACATAATAGGTATAGTTGTCGCACTCCCAGAAACGGCACAGTTCGTCGAACGTGAAGAGGTCGTAGAACGACTCGTCGAGATCGGTACACTGCATGTGGGCCGCCACGGAGAAGAGATCCTGTTCGAATTTCAGCGGATCGCAGATCGACCGCGCATAGGCCGTATCGGTAAACAGGCGCGCCAGAATGGTCTCGACGTCGATGCGCTCCTCGCAGAAACGGCGCCACTCCGGCCGCCAGGGGGCGTCGGCGCTCTTGTAGCGGAAATCCTCCGCCGTGCCCGCCGGATTGCCCGTCGAGTGCGGATTGAGGTAGTACATGTTCACGCTGCTCGTCTCCGTGAAGATTTCCAACGACGGATCGGCCTCCTTCAACCCTTCGCAGAAGGCCGCCATACTCATGATGCAACGGGGCACGACCGTCGAATAGGCCTCGATGCGCGGATGACGGCGGAAAATTTCGGGATAGGCGGCATACATCCGCCCGGCCAGCCGCCTGTGCTGCATCTGTCCCTTCGGCGTCAGATCGCCGGCGCGCCCTTTCAGGTGCGGATAGATCGCCAGAAACCGGTCGCAGGCGTCGATTCCCCGCGCCGTCAGCTTGCCGTCGGCGCGCGCCCGGCGCAGCACCTCGGCCACGTTGTCGTACTGGTCGTTCGAGAGGATGTAACGGGCGCCGTGGCGGCCGTAGTGGCTGATGTAGAAAGGCTCGTACCCTTTCGGAGCAGGCGTCGCCGACGGCGTATCGAAGGGGTACATGAAATAGACCCCTCCGGCCTTGTCGATGTCCGCCTTGATTTCGTCGTAGGCGCTCTGCGCATCGGCCGTTGCAGCCAGCAGCAGGACGACGAGCGGAAGGAACAGGCGGCGAAAAATGGAAATAAAGTTCATGGATCGGTTGGTTAACGGTTCGTAATTTCGGTTTTCATGAATTCGGACAGCGGCGCGATCGCCCCGTGCCGGGTGCAGACGAATGCGGCGACCGCGACCGCGCGGCGATGGCACTCCTCCATCGGAAGCCCCTGCATGAGCGAGGCGGCGAACGTGGCGGTGAATGCATCGCCGGCGCCGACCGTGTCGGCCACCTCGACGCGGGGTGTGGCGAGGTACGACGTGCGGCCGTCGGCGGCCGTCACACGGCTGCCCCTGCCGCCCTCGGTGAAGACGACGTAACGGAGCGAAAAGCGCTCGACGAGCTGCGCGACAACCCGCTCCGCAGCACCTTCCAGCCCGAAGAAACGGGCCACGACGGGGAGTTCGTCCTCGTTGAGTTTCAGGATGTCGGCCCGTTCGAGCGAGTCGCGGACGATCCGTTCGTCGTAATAGTTCAGGCGCAGGTTGATGTCGAACAGCCGCAGACACCCGACCGGCGCGGCGTCGACGAGCGCGAGAATCGTGCGGCGCGACACGGCGTTGCGCTGCGCCAGCGACCCCCAGCAGACCACGGCGGCGCCGGCTACGGCGGCATCGGCCTCCGCCGTGCGTTCGATGTAGTCCCACGCCACCTGCTCGCGGATGCGGTAGGCGGGAACGCCCGCTGCGTCGAGCGTCACCTCGACCGTACTCGTGGGATGCGCGTTGCGCTGCACGGCCCGCACGCCGAGTCCCAGCGCGGCGATGCCGCCGAGCAGTTCGTCGCCCGAAGCATCCTGCCCTACGGCGCTTACGATGCACGCCTCGGCACCCTGCTCCTGCGCATAGAAGGCGAAGTTGACGGGCGCGCCGCCGAGCCTCCGCCCGGCCGGCAGCACGTCCCACAACAACTCTCCGATACCGACGATCTTAGGCTTTCCCATCTTCCAGATCGATCAGCACCTTCATACAAGTTTCGCGGTTGGCGTCGATGAATTCGTAGGCCTCCCGATATTTCTCCAGCGGAAAACGGTTCGAAACCAGCGGCGCGAGCCGGATACGCCCCGCCGAGATCTCCTCGACGGCTTTCAGATAGTCTTCGTGGCGGTACATCATCGAGCCGATCAGGTTCAGTTCGTGCTCGCCCAGATGGAACATGCTCACGGCGGGATCCTTGGCATGGACGCCGACGATGACGACGTCGCCGCCTTTCTCGACCGTAGCCATGAGCGACCGCACCGACGACTCGACGCCGGCGCACTCGAAGGCCACCTGGTAGCCCTCGTCGCCGAACAACTCAGCGATCTTCCCGTCGAGCGGCTCCCTGGCGACATTGAGCGTACGCTCGATGCCGCATTCGCGCGCCTTTGAAAGCCGGTAGTCGCTCACGTCGGTGATGACCACCCTCTTCGCACCGCGCGCACGGGCGAACTGCGCCACCAGATTGCCGATCGTCCCGGCGCCCGAAACGACGACGTTGCGCCCTTCCAACGCCCGCGGGCGGCTGGTGGCGTGCGCTGCCACGGCCGTCGGTTCGACCATCGCGCCGTAGTCGGGCGACATCCCTTCGGGCAGCGCGACGACGCGCTCTTCGGGGATGACGAAGTAGTCCTGCGCCACGCCGTCGGCCTGGAAGGCCTCGACGCGCAGGTTCGAGCAGACGTTATACTGCCCGCGCTTGCAGGGGTTGCACTCGCCGCAGACGAGCTGCGGACGCCCCGTCACGCGGTCGCCCGGCTTCACCTTGCGCACCGCACCGCCCACGGCCACCACCTCGGCCGAATACTCGTGCCCCTGCACCACCGGATAGAAGGTGGCGGGATGCTGTCCGTGATAAGAGTGTATCTCCGAGCCGCAGATACCGATGCGCAGAATGCGCAGCAACACCTCGTCGGATTTCAGGTTTCCCGCCTCGGGGGCGGCGACCTCCCTGAATTCGATCTGTTTCGGGGCGGTCAAAACGACTTGTCTCATGGTTGTAAAGTTACTAATTATTTTTCATTTTTCTTCTTGCCGAGGCAGCAGACGGCGAAGCTGACGACACCGCCGATCGGGCACCACCACGGCCACGCGATGTTTACGCGGCGGCCGACGAGCCATTCGCTCAACGGGCCGAGCACATAGGGTTGCAGCAACAGGACGACCAGCAGGCCGACGACGAGCGCCGCGACGACGCTCCGCGTATTGCCCCGTCCGGTGAAAAGCGCGCACAGGAAGACGCCGAGCATCCCGGCGTAGGAGAAGCTCATCACGCCCGTAGCGAAATCGACCAGGTTCAGCCCGCTCTTCTCCTGCATGACGGCCGTGACGATCGCAAAACCGGTGAGCACGGTCCCCATGAGCACCACCATTTTCTTCGACGACGACATCTGGTCGCTGTCCGACGTGATCGCATGTCCCATACGCTTGCGCAGCGGCATGTAGATGTCGGCGACGAAGCTGCTGGCCATGGCGTTGATCGCCGAATTGAAACTCGACAGCGCGGCGGCCAGCAGGCCGATGACCATAATGCCCCGCACGCCCGTCGGGATCGAGCGGCAGATGTACTGCGGGAAGATGTCGCGCGCGTCGTTCTTGTACTGCATGATCGCCGCAGGGTCGGCGCTCGTCGAATAGGAGACGTAGAACAGCAGTCCGATCGAGAGGAAGATCAGCACGATGGGCAGGCTCAGTATCTGCGAATAGACCAGCGACACGCCCGCCTTCTTCACCGATTTGCAGGTCAGCTGCCGCTGCACGAATTCGTGATCGGTCGAAAACTGGGCGAACTTGAAGATCGTGCAGCCGACGAGCGCGCCCATCAGATTATAGGGCACGTCCATGCGCCACGACGCATCGACGATCTGCAACTTGTTGCCCGCGACCCACTCGCCCGCCGCATTCTTGACTTCGCCCGAAGCGAGCGTAGCGAAGATGTCGCCGAGGCTCATGTGGGGCGTCATCGAGAAATAGATGAACAACAGCGCCACGACGCCCGTGCCGATGACCAGCAGGATCTGGATCGTATCGATGTAGATCAGCCCCTTGATGCCGCCCGCCATGGTGTAAACGGTACTGACGACACCCAGAATGATGATCGAATACATCAGGAACTCGAACCGGATGCTGCCGTAGAGAATCACCGACACGGCGATCGCGGCGATGAAGAGCCGCGAACCCGACGTGAAGAGCTGCCCGACGAGGAACATGACGCTCGACGAATTCTTGGCCGAATCGCCGAAGCGGTCGCCCAGGTAGCCGTAAATGGTGATCGTATTGGCGTTGTAGAGTTTCGGCAGCACCAGCAGGGCCACGAGCGTGCCGCCGAGGATCGCCCCGACGCAGAGCATCAGGTAGGTCAGGTTGGTATTGAACCCCAGTTCGGGCGAGCCGACGAAGGTGCCCGCGCTGATCGAGGTTCCCGTGGCGGCGAAGGCCACGAGCCACGTAGGCATCGAGCGGCCGCCCAGAAAATAGTCTTCGAGATTCCTGTTGCTTTTCGAGAAAAGGAAGCCGATCAGGGTCAGTCCGATCAGGAAAACGGCGATGATGGTCCAGTCGATAAAAGTCATTCGGCAAGGTTTAGGTCGGATTAGTAGGTTGGTTCGGGGTGCGCGGCAAGACGTCGCGCGGACGGATGCGATCCGCCGGCGTGCGGTGTCATGCCGCACGCCGGCAGTCCGCTACCTGTCTTCGGCCTGATGGCCCGTACGGTCCACCTGGTGATAGAACTGGGTGTAGGGAACGTCGGTGCGTCCCGTCCCCTTGCGCATGAGTTCCTGCAAGTCGGCGAAATAGGTCGTATAGATGTCGCGCGGGAGCGCATTGCGCTTCATGCAGACCGAAGCGGCCATGCCGACCACCTCGCCGATCATGCCGCAGGTGCGCATGACGCGGGTCGAACCCAGCGCGATGTGCGTCACCGAAATGTTGCGCCCCGCCATGAACATGTTGCGCACGTCCTTCGAATAGAAGCAGCGGTACGGCAGTGCGTAGAAATCGATCGGCGTGAGCACGCCCTCCGACAGCCACTCGGCACCGGGATACTGCTGCGAGTTCTTCTCCATCGGATAGTGCTGGTCGATACGCCACGTGGTGGTGCAGGTCTCGTCCTCGTGACGGATCGGGCGCGTGAGATCCTGCTCGCGCAGGATGTAGTCGCCCACGACGCGGCGCGACTCGCGTTTGCCGGAGACGTGGGACACCCACACCAGATGCGTGCAGGTCCAGTCCTCCTTCTTCGAATAGCGGTTCTTGCAGTAGGAGAAGGTCGAATAGGCGACGTACATGCCGTAGTCGCGTATCTTCTCGGCGTCGGCCACCTGATCGTCGCGCATACCGACCTCCCAGTACCAGTTGGCGCGGTGCACCGGTTCGACGGTGTACTCGTCGAGCCGCAGCCCCCAGTCGAGCGAATCGGGGAAGGTGCAGGGGGTGTTCCAGTCCTCGCAGTACCACTCGATTGAGACGCCCATCGTGAAGCCGTCGGCCTCGACCGGAGCCAGACTTTCGCCGAACTCCGCGCGGGCTTCGCGGCCCATGCGGCACTCGGCACCCGCCATGGCAGCCAGATAGGCGTCGCCCGTGCAGTCCGAGAAGAGTTTGCCCGAAAGTTTGATCCGGTTCTGTTCGGTCGCCTCGACGGCTACGACCGAACGGATCGTGTCGCCCATCTTCTCGACCTCGGTGACGGTATAACCCAGGAAAAGTGTGATATTCTTCTCGGCGAGCACCACTTTGAGCTTCTTGTCATCCTGGTAGTGGTGGGCGCCGCGGGCGTTGCCGATGCGGTCGGGGCCGATCTCGTTGAGCAGGTAACCCAGCGACGGATAGGGATCGACGTTGATCTGGCCGCCCAGTCCGACACGCACCTCCGACGAGTTGTTGCCGCCCAGCACGTAACGATCCTGCACGAGCGCCACCTTGCAGCCCAGACGGGCGGCCGCCAACGCCGCACAGATACCCGAAATGCCTCCGCCGACCACGACGAAATCGAATTCGCCCTTGTCCACCGGCGTTTCGGGGCCGAGCAACCGTGCGCGCAGGGCGCGGTACTCATCGAGCGAATCGCCCGGCATTTCGTCGGAAGTGGTCAGCACGACGGCGTCGCAGCGGCCGTCGAAGCCCGTCAGGTCGTGCAGTGCGAGGGTGTGCTTGCCCTTTTTGAGAGCGATCTTGCCGCCCCGCTGCCAGTACCAGTCGACCTTGTCCGTGCCGAAGGTCGCCGCGTCGGCCACACCGTCGACGAGCACCTGAAAGATGCCCGGCGTCGGGCCGTCGGACCAGTGTTTCGTCCAGTTTTTGGTACGCACCAGCAGATTGTACTCGCCGTCGGCGGGTACTTCGACGGTCGTCACCGCATCGCGTTGAAGCGGCGTGCCGATGCCGTGCGCCAGCAGATAGGAGGAGCCCATCTGGAGGACGAACTGCTGTTCGACCGTCCAGTCGCCCCGATCGGCGAAGGTCGTGGCGAGCGCCATGACCGAATTGTTCGTGTTCATCGTATTAATTGGTTTTTCTGTTAGGGTCGGTTGTCAATGCGGATCAGCACTCTTCGCTGCGGGCGGCCGTCGTGTCGATCAACGTGTAGACTTGCAGGTAGGGCACGTCGGTGCGCCCCGCGCCCCGCCGCATCAGCTCGCGCAACTCCTCGAAGCGCGTATCGTAGACGTCGTGCGGCAGCGCTCCGTGCTTCGAACAGATCGACGCGGCCATGCCGACCACCTCGCCCATCATCGCCGTGGTGCGCATCACGCGCACCGTGCCCAGCGCGACGTGCGAAACCGAGATGTTGCGCCCGGCCATGAAGAGGTTGTCGACGTCCTTCGAATAGAAGCAGCGGTAGGGAATCGGATAGAACGACAGCGGTGTCAGGTGACCGCATGACAAATATTCGCGGCCGGGGAAGAGCTTGCTGTTTTCGGGATCGGGATAGTGCTGGTCGATGTACCACGACGTCGACGCCGTGCCGTCGGGATAGATCGTGAAGTTCATCAGATCCTGTTCGCGCAGGACGAACTCGCCCAGCAGCCGGCGACTTTCGCGCTTGCCCGCCACGTGCGCCACCCAACCCAGATAGCTGTTGGCATACCGGTCGCGCACCGACGAACGGTTTTTCAGATACGACCAGTTGGAGTAGGCGACGTACATGCCGTAGTCGCGTATCTTCTCGGCGTCGGCGATCTGGTCGTCGCGCATTCCCACCTCCCAGTACCACTGGCCGCGGCGCACGATCTGCACGCTGCGTTCGTCGATCGGCAATCCCCATTCGATGTCCGGAAACGCGGTCGGCGCATCGGCTTCGAGGCAGTACCACTGCACCGAGGCGCCCATCGTCATGCCGTCCGCCGTGTCGGGTGCCGACGGCTCGCCGTATTTCGAACGGGCCTCGCGCCCCATGCTCCACTCGGCACCGGCCAGCACGCCCAGCGTCGCATCGCCCGTACAGTCGGCGAAAAGGGGGCCGCGCACCACGATCTGGCGGTAGGTATCGACGTCGGTGGCCACGATCGACTCGATCGTGCGCGGCGTGCGCTTGTTGACCTTCGTGACCTTGTATCCCAGCAGCAGCGTGATACGCTCCTCGGCCAAGATCGCGCGGAGCTTCTTCTCGTCTTCGTAGACCTCGGGGGTACGGGCGTTGCCCTTCGTGGAGGGGCCGAACTCGTTGAGCAGATAACCCAGCGACGGGTAGGCGCCGATATTGAGCCGGCCGCCCAGCCCTACGCGCACCTCCGACGAGTTGTTGCCGCCCAACACCTTGCGGTCCTGGATCAGCGCCACGCGCAACCCCTGCCGCGCCGCCGCGATGGCGGCGCACATGCCGGCCACGCCGCCGCCCGCGACGACGAAATCGAACGTCCCCCGCTCTTCGGGTTCGGCGGGCAGGCCGAGCAGGTTGTTGCGCAGCCGGAAGACCGTTTCGAGCGAATCGTCGGGCGCCACGTCGTGCAGCGTGAAGAGGATGGCGTCGCAACGCGCGTCGAATCCCGCCAGATCGTGCAGCGCGACTTGGTGGACGCCCTCCGTAAGGTAGGTCGTACCGCCCGCCTGCCAATGCCATTCGGGATCGCCCGTACCGAAGAGCGTGTCGCAGTCGCGGCCGTCGATGCGCAGGCGGAAGGCGCCGGGGGCATGCTTCTCCTTGTCGGCCCAGTGGGCCGTCCAGTTCTTCGTCCGCACGAAGATGCGGTACTGGCCGCTCTGCGGAATTTCGATCTTCGTCACGGCGTCCTCGACCGGCGTACCCAGACCGTGTGCCAAGAGGTAGCTCGACCCCATCTGCTCCATGAACTGGGGATCGGCCGTCCAGCCGCCCTTGTGCCGGAAATAGGTTCCCGGGAGCAGTACGGAGTCGCGCGGCGTCAGCTCCGCGACGCCCGCAGCATGTTCCCTGCCCGCCTCGACCCGTTCGGGATGAATGCAGGCGGTAGATCCCCCGACGATCAGTTCGGGTTCGATCACCACGCTGCGACAGTCGTCGTCGCCGGCGATCATGCGCCGCAGCATCTCGAACGACTGCTCGCCCAGCCTGCGGGTGGATTGGGTGATGTAGGTGACCGAAGGTTTGTAGAGCGAGAAGATCTCGCTTTCGTCGAAGCCCACCAGCGCGAGGTCTTCGGGCGCCGAGAGGTTCAGTGCGTTGAGCGCCTGCAAGCCCAGCAGGGCCAGCGTATTGGTCGGCAGCAGGAACGCCTCCACGCCCCGCCGCACGGCGTCCTCGAAGATGCGCACCGTATCCTCCTGCGCATGGCCGTAGACCGTATAGTGGATCTGCGAATAGCCCTCCAATCCGTAGCGGCGCATGGCCTCGCAATAGC
Coding sequences within it:
- a CDS encoding calcineurin-like phosphoesterase C-terminal domain-containing protein; amino-acid sequence: MKPIRKMRLFAAALAVACLLAATVRTVAAGRGKAVLTGVVYGDGAPLAGVCVSDGVQFATTDAAGRYRIESDKSAGFVFAVTPSNWVAAEADGVQPLFWAALDEADARDEQHDFHFASVDQSRYTVMFFTDLHLTNSSEKRDLDHYRSIALASISDEAAQASARGPVYSLNLGDLSHDLYWYQYDFDVSSAKRFLEQNGFPTLLYSIPGNHDNDGATPAGAGVDRRAEHLYRRTFGPTYYAMNIGDVHWIMMDNIIYKNTPGKGKKNVGVVGARDYDKGFTPEQLAWLRRDLATVDASKTVCLCTHCPVFFDRDRRTLLTDRSQVDSLDALFSRFERVHIFSGHAHRTLYTQDADYPRFDQYVLPATSGDMWVANNDFQALCPDGSDAGFVVASVDGGKLRCDYRTHLYDRKVLRAYDMNAVGEYYRNDSLVRVQRRLYPDRADYGREEYANCVYVNYWGYLPGHRVELFEEGRSLEVVQVEDEDPLYNISHYLPELARKPVFKKGDARVVSHHMFAARARTATAPVEIRITDADGVLLHRETLERPKKFDKEAR
- a CDS encoding histidine phosphatase family protein codes for the protein MNFISIFRRLFLPLVVLLLAATADAQSAYDEIKADIDKAGGVYFMYPFDTPSATPAPKGYEPFYISHYGRHGARYILSNDQYDNVAEVLRRARADGKLTARGIDACDRFLAIYPHLKGRAGDLTPKGQMQHRRLAGRMYAAYPEIFRRHPRIEAYSTVVPRCIMSMAAFCEGLKEADPSLEIFTETSSVNMYYLNPHSTGNPAGTAEDFRYKSADAPWRPEWRRFCEERIDVETILARLFTDTAYARSICDPLKFEQDLFSVAAHMQCTDLDESFYDLFTFDELCRFWECDNYTYYVEKGPDPRNRGRGTALAETLLDDIVSRAGEDMAAGEPSVRLRFGHDGCIMALLTLMRIDGWTTPVTDPAKIKDVWQVHRIPMASNMQFVFYRNKKNPDDVLVRVLLNEKELRLPLPGDRAPYYRWEDFRDFYAGIVREARLKLEATK
- a CDS encoding PfkB family carbohydrate kinase is translated as MGKPKIVGIGELLWDVLPAGRRLGGAPVNFAFYAQEQGAEACIVSAVGQDASGDELLGGIAALGLGVRAVQRNAHPTSTVEVTLDAAGVPAYRIREQVAWDYIERTAEADAAVAGAAVVCWGSLAQRNAVSRRTILALVDAAPVGCLRLFDINLRLNYYDERIVRDSLERADILKLNEDELPVVARFFGLEGAAERVVAQLVERFSLRYVVFTEGGRGSRVTAADGRTSYLATPRVEVADTVGAGDAFTATFAASLMQGLPMEECHRRAVAVAAFVCTRHGAIAPLSEFMKTEITNR
- a CDS encoding zinc-dependent alcohol dehydrogenase is translated as MRQVVLTAPKQIEFREVAAPEAGNLKSDEVLLRILRIGICGSEIHSYHGQHPATFYPVVQGHEYSAEVVAVGGAVRKVKPGDRVTGRPQLVCGECNPCKRGQYNVCSNLRVEAFQADGVAQDYFVIPEERVVALPEGMSPDYGAMVEPTAVAAHATSRPRALEGRNVVVSGAGTIGNLVAQFARARGAKRVVITDVSDYRLSKARECGIERTLNVAREPLDGKIAELFGDEGYQVAFECAGVESSVRSLMATVEKGGDVVIVGVHAKDPAVSMFHLGEHELNLIGSMMYRHEDYLKAVEEISAGRIRLAPLVSNRFPLEKYREAYEFIDANRETCMKVLIDLEDGKA
- a CDS encoding sodium:solute symporter family transporter, which produces MTFIDWTIIAVFLIGLTLIGFLFSKSNRNLEDYFLGGRSMPTWLVAFAATGTSISAGTFVGSPELGFNTNLTYLMLCVGAILGGTLVALLVLPKLYNANTITIYGYLGDRFGDSAKNSSSVMFLVGQLFTSGSRLFIAAIAVSVILYGSIRFEFLMYSIIILGVVSTVYTMAGGIKGLIYIDTIQILLVIGTGVVALLFIYFSMTPHMSLGDIFATLASGEVKNAAGEWVAGNKLQIVDASWRMDVPYNLMGALVGCTIFKFAQFSTDHEFVQRQLTCKSVKKAGVSLVYSQILSLPIVLIFLSIGLLFYVSYSTSADPAAIMQYKNDARDIFPQYICRSIPTGVRGIMVIGLLAAALSSFNSAINAMASSFVADIYMPLRKRMGHAITSDSDQMSSSKKMVVLMGTVLTGFAIVTAVMQEKSGLNLVDFATGVMSFSYAGMLGVFLCALFTGRGNTRSVVAALVVGLLVVLLLQPYVLGPLSEWLVGRRVNIAWPWWCPIGGVVSFAVCCLGKKKNEK
- a CDS encoding FAD-dependent oxidoreductase, whose protein sequence is MNTNNSVMALATTFADRGDWTVEQQFVLQMGSSYLLAHGIGTPLQRDAVTTVEVPADGEYNLLVRTKNWTKHWSDGPTPGIFQVLVDGVADAATFGTDKVDWYWQRGGKIALKKGKHTLALHDLTGFDGRCDAVVLTTSDEMPGDSLDEYRALRARLLGPETPVDKGEFDFVVVGGGISGICAALAAARLGCKVALVQDRYVLGGNNSSEVRVGLGGQINVDPYPSLGYLLNEIGPDRIGNARGAHHYQDDKKLKVVLAEKNITLFLGYTVTEVEKMGDTIRSVVAVEATEQNRIKLSGKLFSDCTGDAYLAAMAGAECRMGREARAEFGESLAPVEADGFTMGVSIEWYCEDWNTPCTFPDSLDWGLRLDEYTVEPVHRANWYWEVGMRDDQVADAEKIRDYGMYVAYSTFSYCKNRYSKKEDWTCTHLVWVSHVSGKRESRRVVGDYILREQDLTRPIRHEDETCTTTWRIDQHYPMEKNSQQYPGAEWLSEGVLTPIDFYALPYRCFYSKDVRNMFMAGRNISVTHIALGSTRVMRTCGMIGEVVGMAASVCMKRNALPRDIYTTYFADLQELMRKGTGRTDVPYTQFYHQVDRTGHQAEDR
- a CDS encoding FAD-dependent oxidoreductase, encoding MGKITIRDVAREAGVSISLVSLVMNAKRDAEGNLDCNVNKDTARRIAEVAKRLGYRPNKAAASLRSGRFYTIGMVTSDIANQFFADIARYIENIAHNYNYTVLFGSSDENAEKLDNIVDTFIGNGVEGLIVAPCSGSEEVLRKALDAGIPTVLLDRDIAGLDVGRVMLDNERAGRMGVEHLYENGYRRIEMISYTLGISSLSERERGYCEAMRRYGLEGYSQIHYTVYGHAQEDTVRIFEDAVRRGVEAFLLPTNTLALLGLQALNALNLSAPEDLALVGFDESEIFSLYKPSVTYITQSTRRLGEQSFEMLRRMIAGDDDCRSVVIEPELIVGGSTACIHPERVEAGREHAAGVAELTPRDSVLLPGTYFRHKGGWTADPQFMEQMGSSYLLAHGLGTPVEDAVTKIEIPQSGQYRIFVRTKNWTAHWADKEKHAPGAFRLRIDGRDCDTLFGTGDPEWHWQAGGTTYLTEGVHQVALHDLAGFDARCDAILFTLHDVAPDDSLETVFRLRNNLLGLPAEPEERGTFDFVVAGGGVAGMCAAIAAARQGLRVALIQDRKVLGGNNSSEVRVGLGGRLNIGAYPSLGYLLNEFGPSTKGNARTPEVYEDEKKLRAILAEERITLLLGYKVTKVNKRTPRTIESIVATDVDTYRQIVVRGPLFADCTGDATLGVLAGAEWSMGREARSKYGEPSAPDTADGMTMGASVQWYCLEADAPTAFPDIEWGLPIDERSVQIVRRGQWYWEVGMRDDQIADAEKIRDYGMYVAYSNWSYLKNRSSVRDRYANSYLGWVAHVAGKRESRRLLGEFVLREQDLMNFTIYPDGTASTSWYIDQHYPDPENSKLFPGREYLSCGHLTPLSFYPIPYRCFYSKDVDNLFMAGRNISVSHVALGTVRVMRTTAMMGEVVGMAASICSKHGALPHDVYDTRFEELRELMRRGAGRTDVPYLQVYTLIDTTAARSEEC